The DNA window TTACTGAGCATATCCTTTAAGGGTATTCCGCCTACGTTTGATATAGATATGAGGGGGACCATCTCATCTCCATGACCACCTATGACGTAAGCGTGTATGTCCTGAGGAGAAACCTTTATTTCTTTTGATATGAATGTTTTAAAGCGTGCAGAATCCAACACTCCAGCCATACCGATCACTCTTTGCGGCTCAAAGCCAAGAAGTCTATAAACCGCATAGGTCATAAGATCCACTGGGTTTGTTACGACGATGACTATAGAGTCTTTGGCAAATTCCTTTATTTTTTTGGTTATAACCGAGAGTATGTTTATGTTTTTTTCCAGCAGATCTTCCCTTGACATACCCGGCCTTCTTGGAAAGCCTGCGGTGACTACCACTATGTCACTTCCTTCCAAGGCTTCGTATCCATCTCCTTCGGGACTGACCGAATAACCCTCCACCTTTCCGTCAATATTCAGAGCTGATAACATCTGCTGTATATCCAGGGCTTTACCTTTGACAGGTTCTATGATCCTGTCTCCATCCTTTTTTGGCAAGTCAAACATGCGCACATCCACCAAACCTCTCAAAGCCAACAAAGCTGCAGTATGCTCTCCCACATTTCCTGCCCCCACTACCGAAACTACCTTTCTTAGTTTCATGCCTTTACCCCCTGTTTGCTCTTTATCCAATTTAACAGGCCACCCTTCAAAAGAACGGAAATCTGCTTTTGTGTTAGGTTATAAGTGCAAGTTATTTCCTCTCCAGTGGTCTTGTTTATCACTACCACCTCTTTTCCTTTCTTAAGACTTTCGGCAATGTCTGGTATGTAAATCTCATCTCCAAGGGAAAACTTGCTGTAGTCTTCTTTGTTTTTGAACTCCAGTGGAACTATGCCAAAATTGACGAGGTTTGCGTGGTGAATACGGGCAAAGGATTTTGCAATTACCGCTCTAACTCCTAAAAATCTTGGAGCCAATGCGGCGTGTTCCCTTGAGGATCCTTGTCCGTAGTTTTCTCCACCTATTATGATGTTTGCCTTCTTTTTGTTGTCTCTTATCTCCTTTGCCCTGCTTACAAAGTGTGGATCTACGTAGTGATAAACGTATTCGCTTATGGCGTAGATGTTGGAGCGCAAAGGTAGAATTTTAGCACCTGCGGGCATGATGTGGTCTGTGGTGATGTTGTCTCCCACTATAAGAGAGACCTCTCCTTCTATGCTTTCTGGAAGTTCGTCAAACTCGGGAAGTGGTTTTATGTTTGGACCTCTGTAGATCTCCACCTTTTTTGCTTCTTCTTCAGGCAAAGGTTCTATGAAGGCCTCATCCCCATAAGGGAACCTTTCCGGCATTTCAACCTTTATCCACTTTAGACCAAGCTTTCTTGGGTCTATTATCTCTCCTGCTATGGCACAGGCAACGCAGACTTCTGGAGAGGCAAGATAAACCTTAGCATCCGGAGTGCCAGACCTTCCCTCAAAGTTTCTGTTAAAGCTCCGCACAGAAACGCCACCCGATGGTGGAGCAAAACCCATTCCAATGCACGGACCACAAGCACTTTCAAGGATCCTCGCCCCAGCCTTTAAGAAGTTTAACAAAGCTCCATTTTGGGTTATCAGCTCCAAAGCCTGCTTAGAGCCTGGAGCCACTGCAAAGATAACATCCGGATGGACCTTTTTACCTTCCAAAAGCTTTGCTGCCCTTGTAAGATCTACAAAGGAGGAGTTTGTGCATGATCCTATCACCACCTGATCTACCTTAATTCCCTCCACTTCTCTGACTGGCACCACGTTGTCCGGAGAGTGAGGACAAGCTATTAGTGGTTCAAGCTTTGAAAGATCTATCTCTATGATCTCGTCATATTCTGCATCCGGATCCGGCAGAAGCTCTATCCAGTCTTCTTCTCTCCCTTGGGCTTTAAGGTATGCCCTTGTTATCTCATCGGAAGGGAAGATGGAAGTGGTAGCTCCAAGTTCTGCACCCATGTTGGTTATGGTTGCCCTCTCCGGAACAGAAAGCTCCTTTATTCCCTCTCCAAAGTATTCAAAGATCTTTCCCACTCCTCCCTTTACTGTAAGCCTTCTTAAAAGCTCAAGGATGATGTCCTTTGCGCTTACCCAATCCGGAAGCTTTCCTATAAGATGGACCCCCACTATTTTTGGCATTTTTAGATAAAAAGGTTCTCCAGCCATTGCGGAGGCCACATCCAACCCACCAGCCCCTATGGCTATCATTCCCATTCCACCAGAAGTGGGTGTGTGAGAATCTGAGCCAAGCAAGGTTTTTCCGGGCTTAGCAAACCTTTCCAAATGCACCTGATGGCATATGCCATTGCCGGGCTTGGAAAGCCATATACCATACCTTTTTGCCACGCTCATTAGGTATTTGTGGTCATCGGGATTTTTGTAATCTGTTTGTAGCATATTGTGGTCTATATAGCTCACAGAAAGCTCGGTCTTTACCCTATCTACTCCCATAGCCTCAAACTGAAGGTAAGCCATAGTTCCTGTAGCATCCTGCGTAAGCGTTTGGTCTATCTTTATGGCTATCTCCTCCCCGGGCACAAGCCTACCGCTAACCAAGTGATTTTCAAGAATCTTGTAAGCGACAGTCCCTTTAGCCATGAAAACCTCCTGTGCAAAAGTTGATGATATTAATTATAACTTTTTGGAGCTTAGTCCAAAAGTTATTCCCTCATAGATAACTCTGCACTTTGTTATAATTAGCATTAAGATGTTTTTATCACTACAGTAGCTTTTGGGGGCATACACCTTTGATAGGGAATTGGATATGAAACCTTACTGGGGGACCGAATTCGAGGAAACCAATCTAAAGGATATAGAAAATAAGATAAGACAGTTAGCATTTAAACGGTTGGATATCAAAAAGCAACGTATGAGAAATCTGCTAAAAATAGCAGCACCCGATGAAGCGCTATATCGTGAAATTATGCTTTCGTTGGGATATAAAGAAAATAAAGTTCAATTTTTGGAACTTGCTATGATTACTCCCTACTCTGAAATAAGAAAGCTTAAAGATAAGATAGCTATTGAACTTGCCCTTCTTCATAGAGCAGGATTTATAGATGCAAATGGGAAGTTAGAAAATTTTGATTTCTCATTAAAGATGGACAAAAATGTGTGGAATTTAAGAGGAGTAAGACCGGCAAATCAACCTCAAAATAGGATAAAGCAGATATCTCATTTGCTTTCTGAGACAGTTGCAAAGGATGGTATATTTAACTTCTTTAAATCAAGGATAGAAGAAAATTATTTTGATGGGTGGGGAAACGATTTCAAGTTGAATCAAAATATTGCGAACAGCACTGTAAAGAAAATAATGAACTTCTCAGGAATTGGAGAACAGAGGAAGGCTGATATGTTTTTTAATATCATTCTTCCTTTTTTCTTGGTGATTTATGAAAATGAACAAAATGAAAAATTAAAAGAATTTCTTGAAAATCTTTACGAATATCATAAACCACTTTCGCCTAATTCAGTTATAAAGAGTATGATGAGAAGGTTTAACATTAAAAACATAAGTTCAGTTAGAGAATACATGGGTTTAATACAACTTTACTATGAAACAAAGGAGAAAATAAGTCATGAACAAATTTGAACATATTCCTGATATTATAGACAATTCAGAAATAAAACTTTCGGATGTTTTAAATAAACTTATTTCTGAAGAATCAAGAGTTTTCATTGCTACAGCATACTTCAATCTGGAAGGGTTCAAGCTTATAAAAGAAGGATTGAAGAGAGCCAAAGAGGTAAAAATTGTAATAGGCAAGGCCATGTCTCCAGAAAACATTATAACACCCGAGTTATTGGAAGTAAAACTTCAGGATGAGATAGAAGAAAAAATTGATGAAGAAGAAACAAAAAATCTAATTGATGAGTTTATTTCATTCCTTAAAAATGAAAATGTTGAAATAAAAATTTACAATAAAGGATTTTTTCACGGCAAATTTTATATCGTCGAAGGTGGCATTCCCATAGTTGGTTCTATTGCCATTGTTGGTTCTTCAAACCTTACTTACGCTGGTTTAACAAGTAATACAGAATATAATAGTGTGATTAAACAGAAAACTGTCGTAGAAAATCACAAAGAGCATTTTCTAAAAATTTTCAATGATAAATGTGTAGATTATAAGGAAAATTTAATTTCGCTCATCTCAAGTTTTCATTCACGATATTCCCCGTATGATGTGTATATGAAGATTCTTTACTCATACTTTGAAGATAAACTTACTGAGACTCCTACGGAGGAGATGCCTTCACCGATCGTTCTTGCTGATTTCCAGAAAGATGGATATTTATCATCTTTGCAGGCATTAGAAAAATATGGTGGAGTAATTCTTGCTGATTCCGTTGGTCTTGGAAAGACATATCTTGCTTTACGTCTCCTTGATGACTTTGCATACAGATTAAGACAAAAAGCGCTTATTATCTGTCCAGCACAGATCAAGGAAACAATTTGGGAGCCTAAACTCAGGGAATTAGGAATAAGAGCTGATGTTTTAACTCAGGAAAAAGTAAGTAGGGATTTTAATCCTGATAATTTTTCCGATTATGACATCATAGTTATTGATGAATCTCATAACTTCAGAAACTCAAATACCAAAAGATGGAAGAATCTCTTTGAAGCAATTATAAAAGGTAAAAATAAAAAAATTATTTTAATCACTGCTACTCCCGTAAATAATTCTGTGTTTGACCTTTACAACCAAATAAGGTTTATCACCAAAGACAACGACGAATTTTTTAAATCAGCCGGTATAAATAGCCTATGGGGCTACTTTTTAAAAGCAGATAGAGACAAAGAAACCCTCTTTGATTTACTTGAGGAGATAGCGGTGCGTAGAAGCAGACCATTTATAAGAAAATTCTATCCTAATGCGGTGATTGATGGAAAGCCTATCAAATTCCCAGAAAGAGTCCTTTATACTGTAAAGTATGAACTTACCGATGTTTATTCAGGAATATATGAGGAATGTAAGACCACAATAGAATCGCTCAACCTTGCCAGTTACAATATTGATTCATTTAGAAAAGACATCTTTCAGCATAAGCTTCAAAGTTTTGAACAAATAAAGGAATTCTTAAAAAAGGAAGGTTGGCCCGATGAGAGGGTTCATGAGTTGCTGATGACCCTTGGAAGGAATGAATCAGTTATCGCAATACTTAGAATTCTCTTCCTTAAGAGATTGGAATCAAGCGTGGAAGCATTCAGAATTAGTATTAAGCGTTTGCTTGATTTTCAAAACAAATTCTTACAGCTCCTTGATAAAAATAAAATTCTTGACAGAGAATCCTATATAAAGTTTTACTCTGCACAGGCGGAAAATGAAATAGAAGAAGAATATATTGAAAAATTGAGCGAGATAGACCCTGATAAATACGAAATTGAAGAAATTAAAAAGAGAACGAAAAAGGATATAGAAATTCTTGAAAACATATACAATAAACTCTCTGAAATTTCGGAAGAGAAAGATTTAAAATTACAGCAACTCATTCACACACTCCAAAAACTGAAAAACAAAAAAATAATCATCTTTGGCTATTTTAAAGATACAATGAGATATGTTTATAATTATCTTAGGCAACCTGAAATTGCATCAAAGATAGGTGTTCAATCCAACAAAATTTCCATAGTTGATAGCGATGTGGATCCTAACGAAAGGAAGGACAGAATAATAAGATTTTCCCCAGTATCAAATGGATATCCAGAGATAAAAGGAACAGATAAGGAAATACAAATTTTAATCTCAACTGATGTGATCTCAGAGGGTCAGAACCTTCAAGATGCGGATACGATCATAAATTATGACCTGCCGTGGAATCCTGTAAAGATCGTCCAGAGAATAGGAAGGTTGGATAGAATCGGCTCACCTTACGAGGTTATTAATGTTTACAATTTCTTCCCGGAAGATGAACTGGAGTCCCTTTTAAATCTCTTGAAGCGACTACACAGTAAGCTTGATGCTATAAATAGAAGCGTGGGGCTTGACGTTTCTGTTTTGGGAGAGACACCTAATCCAAAGGATTTCGGCTATATAAGAGATATTTTTGATGCAAAGAAAAACGTTCTTGACGAATTGGAGGAATTATCTGAACTTGCTATAGGAGAGTTTTTAAAAGATGAAATATTGAGGTATATACAATCAGAAGGAACTAAAAGGATCCGAAAAATTCCTAATGGCGTGGGTAGTGGAATAAGGAGAGATGGGAAGAAGGGAGTTTTCGTGGCATTTAAAGATAATGAAAGGCATTACTGGTGTTTTTATGACGTTGAAAATAATGAAATTATTGAGAATCGTCTTGAATGTATTAAGTTGATAAGATGTAACAAAGACGAGCCATACGTGGCTCCACCGGAATATTTGAATGTATATCAGATCATAAGAAAGGTAAAAAATCACATAATTTCAAGGTTAAAGACAGCAGAGGTAAAACCGCTTAAACTTAAAACTCCTCAAAATTCTATCCTTAATTGGCTACAGGCGGTTGGGAATACTGCTAAGCATCTTATACCATATTACTCAAAACCTTTGCCAGAGATGTATCTTAGAGAACTCAAAAAATTATGGTTGAATTCAAAAGACTTAAGCGCAGAAGATCTAATAAAAATTCTTGAAAAATTTAAAGAAGAACATCCGATTGGAGAGCCGATTGAACAGGGCTCTACAAAAGAAGATGAAGATAGAGAGATTAAACTTAAATTAGTTGGGTATATAACAATAACTAATTAAGAAGGGAAAGATGAGTGGGTTAATCAAAAGTATCACTGATATTTCAGAATCCAAAAGTATTTCAGCTATTTCAGAGCTTTTCAAACAAATGGGTTATAAAGCCAAAGTAATTCCCCTTGATAAGACACAGTATGAACTGCCACCAAGAGCAAATGAGCTTATCCAAGAATTTTCACTTATCTGTGATTATCACAAGCAGTTTCAGGTCTACTTTGTGAAAACACCATCAATGAGAAGGACTGACTTTAGAACCATTATTGAGCCATTTTACAGAAGATTTCCCCATGTAAATACGCTTTTCATCTTCACAAATGATTTTAGCGAGCTTGCCTTTGTGAGTCCCTTTAGAATACCTTTTGACACCACCAAAATTAAAATCCTTTTGAGAACACTCTATCTTGACCCCTCAAGCCCATATCACACAGACCTTGAAGTCCTTGAAATGATAAGAATTAATCCTAACGAGCAAATTCCCGATATTATCTGGCAAAAACATAAAACCGCATTTGATGTTGAAAGGGTAACAAAGGAGTTCTTTGAAGCATATAAGAATGCCCTAAACTTTATAAGAGATGAAATTTTAATTCCACAAAATAAAGCAGACTATTCAAAATGTCACTCCTTTGCTCAGCAACTTCTATCAAGAATAATGTTTCTTTATTACTTACAGAAAAAAGGCTGGCTTAAATGGAAAGATTATGTATCTGATAAAAGATATATCAAAAACTTGTGGGAAAAATATAAAAAATATAGAAACACTCCTGATAGCTTTTATTCTGAGTGGCTTTCTCCTCTATTCTTTTCAGCTTTTAATAAAAAACATGAGTATTTAAAAAGCCATCTTCCTGAAGAGATCAAGGAATCTTTTAATCTTATGCCATTTTTAAATGGCGGACTTTTTACCCCAAATGAACTTGATGAAATTGGTTTTAATCTTCCTGACAGTGTATTTGAACTTCTATTTGACATAGACCAGCAAGATAAAAATAAAGGTTTTCTTGAAAGGTTTAACTTTACCGTTCGTGAGGATACTCCTCTTGAGGTTGAAGTTGCAGTTGACCCTGAGATGCTCGGTAAAGTCTATGAATCATTGATTGCGGAAGAGGAAAGACAAAAAGCAGGTATTTTTTACACTCCAAGGGTAGAGATAGACCTTATGTGTAGGCTTTCACTTGTTGAATATCTTTTTGAAGAGACGAAAATCTCAAAAGATGACCTGATATCCTTTATATTTGAACCAGAAGAGATTGAGAATTACCACAATATTGAAGACCTTCGGAAAATTAAATCAGCACTTGATAGTGTAAAAATCGTTGACCCTTGCGTTGGCTCTGCCTCTTTTTTAGTGGGTATGATGAATGTTCTTGTTGAGATCCATAGCCATCTTACAAAGAAACTTGAAGGAAGAGAAGAAAACCTTTTTGCATTGAAGCAGAAAATAATCCTTGAAAATCTTTATGGCGTTGATGTTAAAGATTGGGCTGTTATGGTTGGAGAACTCCGTCTGTGGCTTTCCCTCATCATAGAAACTGATGAAAAATATATGGACATCTACACAAAACCACTCCTTCCAAATCTTTCTTTTAAGATGCGTCAGGGAGATTCACTTGTTGAAGAGATAGCAGGACAAAAAATTTTGTTAAGAAAAGAATTCGGCATCATCTCTCCATCACTAAAAAATAAAATTCAAGAACTTATTGACAAAAAAGCACAATTTTTCTCAGGCGGTAGAAGTGCTGACTTAAAAGAAAAATTTGAGATAGAAAGGCTTGAAAATGAAATCTTTAAAGGACTTATTGAAAATAAAATATCAGAACTTGATAGAAAAATCCAAGCAAAGGAAAAATACCTTTCCTCTCAACAGCTTGAAATGTATGGAACAAAAGCAGAAAAAATCAAAGAAGAAAAGGAAAGGTTGAAAAAAGAACTTGAACAATTAAAAAAGGAAGTCCAAAATCTTGAGGAAGTTAAAAATGCACTTGAAAAGAAGACTTCAAAAGATTACTTCTTTTGGGAAATTGACTTTGCTGAGGTCTTTGCTCAAAAAGGTGGATTTGACATAGTAATAGGAAATCCACCTTACGTTAGACAAGAGATGATTGCCTATCCTCTTGACAGAGAAGAAGAGTTTAGCGAAGATGAGTGGAGAGAAAGAAAAAGGGAATACAAAGAAAAACTTGTAGAATCGGTAAAATCGCTTTGGGAGAATGTAAAAATTGACAAAAGAAGCGACCTTTACGTTTATTTCTACTACCATGGTCTTTCCATACTTAAGCCGGGTGGAATTTTCTGTTTTATCAACTCAAACTCTTGGCTTGACGTCGGATACGGGGCAGGGCTTCAAGAGTTTTTGCTAAAAAATATGAAGCCAATTTATGTAATTGATAACATAGCGCAAAGAACTTTTGAGGCAGATATAAACACGGTTATCGTCCTTATTAAAAGACCAAAAGATAAAAGCGAAATCAAAGATGATGATGTTTTGAAATTCGTTGCCTTCAAAAAGCCATTTGAAGAAATTTCAAGAGCAGAGGTGTTTAAACAGATAGAAAAAGAGGAAAAATTTACCATCAACGAGATTTA is part of the Thermocrinis sp. genome and encodes:
- a CDS encoding malate dehydrogenase, with protein sequence MKLRKVVSVVGAGNVGEHTAALLALRGLVDVRMFDLPKKDGDRIIEPVKGKALDIQQMLSALNIDGKVEGYSVSPEGDGYEALEGSDIVVVTAGFPRRPGMSREDLLEKNINILSVITKKIKEFAKDSIVIVVTNPVDLMTYAVYRLLGFEPQRVIGMAGVLDSARFKTFISKEIKVSPQDIHAYVIGGHGDEMVPLISISNVGGIPLKDMLSKEKLQEIIKRTQFGGGEIVDLMGTSAYHAPAASIVEMVEAIVTDNKRILPCSVYLDGEVGEYYGVKGACVGVPVKLGNCGVEEIIKIPMIPEEREMWEKSVQSVVKNLKTVEEMLNKLV
- a CDS encoding aconitate hydratase; the protein is MAKGTVAYKILENHLVSGRLVPGEEIAIKIDQTLTQDATGTMAYLQFEAMGVDRVKTELSVSYIDHNMLQTDYKNPDDHKYLMSVAKRYGIWLSKPGNGICHQVHLERFAKPGKTLLGSDSHTPTSGGMGMIAIGAGGLDVASAMAGEPFYLKMPKIVGVHLIGKLPDWVSAKDIILELLRRLTVKGGVGKIFEYFGEGIKELSVPERATITNMGAELGATTSIFPSDEITRAYLKAQGREEDWIELLPDPDAEYDEIIEIDLSKLEPLIACPHSPDNVVPVREVEGIKVDQVVIGSCTNSSFVDLTRAAKLLEGKKVHPDVIFAVAPGSKQALELITQNGALLNFLKAGARILESACGPCIGMGFAPPSGGVSVRSFNRNFEGRSGTPDAKVYLASPEVCVACAIAGEIIDPRKLGLKWIKVEMPERFPYGDEAFIEPLPEEEAKKVEIYRGPNIKPLPEFDELPESIEGEVSLIVGDNITTDHIMPAGAKILPLRSNIYAISEYVYHYVDPHFVSRAKEIRDNKKKANIIIGGENYGQGSSREHAALAPRFLGVRAVIAKSFARIHHANLVNFGIVPLEFKNKEDYSKFSLGDEIYIPDIAESLKKGKEVVVINKTTGEEITCTYNLTQKQISVLLKGGLLNWIKSKQGVKA
- a CDS encoding DUF2851 family protein, which encodes MKPYWGTEFEETNLKDIENKIRQLAFKRLDIKKQRMRNLLKIAAPDEALYREIMLSLGYKENKVQFLELAMITPYSEIRKLKDKIAIELALLHRAGFIDANGKLENFDFSLKMDKNVWNLRGVRPANQPQNRIKQISHLLSETVAKDGIFNFFKSRIEENYFDGWGNDFKLNQNIANSTVKKIMNFSGIGEQRKADMFFNIILPFFLVIYENEQNEKLKEFLENLYEYHKPLSPNSVIKSMMRRFNIKNISSVREYMGLIQLYYETKEKISHEQI
- a CDS encoding helicase-related protein translates to MNKFEHIPDIIDNSEIKLSDVLNKLISEESRVFIATAYFNLEGFKLIKEGLKRAKEVKIVIGKAMSPENIITPELLEVKLQDEIEEKIDEEETKNLIDEFISFLKNENVEIKIYNKGFFHGKFYIVEGGIPIVGSIAIVGSSNLTYAGLTSNTEYNSVIKQKTVVENHKEHFLKIFNDKCVDYKENLISLISSFHSRYSPYDVYMKILYSYFEDKLTETPTEEMPSPIVLADFQKDGYLSSLQALEKYGGVILADSVGLGKTYLALRLLDDFAYRLRQKALIICPAQIKETIWEPKLRELGIRADVLTQEKVSRDFNPDNFSDYDIIVIDESHNFRNSNTKRWKNLFEAIIKGKNKKIILITATPVNNSVFDLYNQIRFITKDNDEFFKSAGINSLWGYFLKADRDKETLFDLLEEIAVRRSRPFIRKFYPNAVIDGKPIKFPERVLYTVKYELTDVYSGIYEECKTTIESLNLASYNIDSFRKDIFQHKLQSFEQIKEFLKKEGWPDERVHELLMTLGRNESVIAILRILFLKRLESSVEAFRISIKRLLDFQNKFLQLLDKNKILDRESYIKFYSAQAENEIEEEYIEKLSEIDPDKYEIEEIKKRTKKDIEILENIYNKLSEISEEKDLKLQQLIHTLQKLKNKKIIIFGYFKDTMRYVYNYLRQPEIASKIGVQSNKISIVDSDVDPNERKDRIIRFSPVSNGYPEIKGTDKEIQILISTDVISEGQNLQDADTIINYDLPWNPVKIVQRIGRLDRIGSPYEVINVYNFFPEDELESLLNLLKRLHSKLDAINRSVGLDVSVLGETPNPKDFGYIRDIFDAKKNVLDELEELSELAIGEFLKDEILRYIQSEGTKRIRKIPNGVGSGIRRDGKKGVFVAFKDNERHYWCFYDVENNEIIENRLECIKLIRCNKDEPYVAPPEYLNVYQIIRKVKNHIISRLKTAEVKPLKLKTPQNSILNWLQAVGNTAKHLIPYYSKPLPEMYLRELKKLWLNSKDLSAEDLIKILEKFKEEHPIGEPIEQGSTKEDEDREIKLKLVGYITITN
- a CDS encoding DNA methyltransferase, translating into MSGLIKSITDISESKSISAISELFKQMGYKAKVIPLDKTQYELPPRANELIQEFSLICDYHKQFQVYFVKTPSMRRTDFRTIIEPFYRRFPHVNTLFIFTNDFSELAFVSPFRIPFDTTKIKILLRTLYLDPSSPYHTDLEVLEMIRINPNEQIPDIIWQKHKTAFDVERVTKEFFEAYKNALNFIRDEILIPQNKADYSKCHSFAQQLLSRIMFLYYLQKKGWLKWKDYVSDKRYIKNLWEKYKKYRNTPDSFYSEWLSPLFFSAFNKKHEYLKSHLPEEIKESFNLMPFLNGGLFTPNELDEIGFNLPDSVFELLFDIDQQDKNKGFLERFNFTVREDTPLEVEVAVDPEMLGKVYESLIAEEERQKAGIFYTPRVEIDLMCRLSLVEYLFEETKISKDDLISFIFEPEEIENYHNIEDLRKIKSALDSVKIVDPCVGSASFLVGMMNVLVEIHSHLTKKLEGREENLFALKQKIILENLYGVDVKDWAVMVGELRLWLSLIIETDEKYMDIYTKPLLPNLSFKMRQGDSLVEEIAGQKILLRKEFGIISPSLKNKIQELIDKKAQFFSGGRSADLKEKFEIERLENEIFKGLIENKISELDRKIQAKEKYLSSQQLEMYGTKAEKIKEEKERLKKELEQLKKEVQNLEEVKNALEKKTSKDYFFWEIDFAEVFAQKGGFDIVIGNPPYVRQEMIAYPLDREEEFSEDEWRERKREYKEKLVESVKSLWENVKIDKRSDLYVYFYYHGLSILKPGGIFCFINSNSWLDVGYGAGLQEFLLKNMKPIYVIDNIAQRTFEADINTVIVLIKRPKDKSEIKDDDVLKFVAFKKPFEEISRAEVFKQIEKEEKFTINEIYRVFPKKRIELLEEGVEIEEENEFKEPKYLPYIGNKWGGKYLRAPEIFFKILE